A DNA window from Methylobacterium sp. NMS14P contains the following coding sequences:
- a CDS encoding acyl-CoA thioesterase, translating into MQHVALSPAGSAPPAEVDLPKGDLTVRTIAMPADTNANGDIFGGWVLSQMDQAGGIAGVDRALGRVVTVALESMTFIRPVRVGDVLCVYTRVSHVGRTSMKIEVEAWARRFCTQVRERVTQATFTFVAIDEDGRPRPIPPAVPSPSATAT; encoded by the coding sequence ATGCAGCACGTCGCACTCTCACCGGCCGGAAGCGCGCCGCCCGCGGAGGTCGATCTGCCCAAGGGCGACCTGACGGTGCGCACCATCGCCATGCCGGCCGACACCAACGCCAACGGCGACATCTTCGGCGGGTGGGTGCTGTCGCAGATGGATCAGGCCGGCGGCATCGCGGGCGTCGACCGGGCGCTGGGCCGGGTGGTCACCGTGGCGCTGGAATCGATGACCTTCATCCGGCCGGTCCGGGTCGGCGACGTGCTGTGCGTCTACACCCGGGTGTCGCATGTCGGCCGGACCTCGATGAAGATCGAGGTCGAGGCCTGGGCGCGGCGGTTCTGCACCCAGGTCCGCGAGCGGGTCACGCAGGCCACCTTCACCTTCGTGGCCATCGACGAGGACGGCCGGCCGCGGCCGATCCCGCCGGCCGTGCCGTCCCCCTCCGCGACGGCTACTTGA
- a CDS encoding superoxide dismutase family protein, whose product MNRTLPLLALLGTAAAGGALAQEPPKEAAKPAETFTAPIKNAKGDPIGTLAIRDGANTLVLRVTIQPGGLPPGWHGMHFHAVGDCSDPKFMNSKAHVNHDQSKHGLLNAEGPDEGDLPNLYAAQDGSANAEVSSETPLNGEGGLKDGDGAALIIHANEDDHNTQPIGGAGDRVACGVIK is encoded by the coding sequence ATGAACCGCACCCTGCCGCTGCTCGCATTGCTCGGGACCGCCGCCGCCGGCGGCGCCCTGGCGCAGGAGCCTCCCAAGGAGGCGGCCAAACCGGCAGAGACCTTCACGGCGCCGATCAAGAACGCGAAGGGCGACCCGATCGGCACGCTGGCGATCCGCGACGGGGCGAATACCCTGGTCCTGCGCGTGACGATCCAGCCCGGCGGATTGCCGCCCGGCTGGCACGGGATGCATTTCCACGCCGTGGGCGACTGCTCGGACCCGAAGTTCATGAACTCCAAGGCGCACGTGAACCACGACCAGAGCAAGCACGGGCTGCTCAACGCGGAGGGGCCCGACGAGGGCGACCTGCCGAACCTCTACGCGGCGCAGGACGGCTCGGCCAACGCCGAGGTCTCGAGCGAGACGCCGCTGAACGGCGAGGGCGGCCTGAAGGACGGCGACGGCGCGGCGCTGATCATCCACGCCAACGAGGACGACCACAACACCCAGCCGATCGGCGGTGCCGGCGACCGCGTCGCCTGCGGGGTGATCAAGTAG